DNA sequence from the Clostridia bacterium genome:
CGCCCTGATGGACGATCTCTTTGGCGGGGGATGGGACAGTTCCGGAGCGGCCAACAACTTCGACGCGGCGCTTCGCTACGTCGAAGCCCACCTGGTCGCCCTCACGCCGGCGCAGGCCATGGCGCTGACGCTCCTCGACCAGCTGGGCGGGTCCGAGAAGCGGTATCAGCCCCTGATCGACGCGGTGCTCCGCTACCGCTCCATGACGGGCGACGTCGGCCCGATCTTGCAGGCGATTGACAGCATCGCGCTCTTCAACAAGTTCGTGGGCTTGTCGGCCACGGCGACACGCGAAAAGCGGGTGTGACGCATGATCATCGGCTTTCAGGGCCCCATGGGGTCCGGGAAAACGTTGGGCGCGTGCATCTGGGCATGGCGGTATGCGCTGCTGGCCGGCGGCGCGCCGGTCATGGCGAACCTGGCGCTCAGGCCGGAGTATTTCGCGCGCCACGCCCAGCGCAACCCGGGTTTCCATGTGCGCCTGTTGCAGTCGGAGGAGGACTTCGTGGAGCTGGCGCGGGCCGGGGGCGGCTGGGTCATCTTCGACGAGATCCACCAGAACTTGGACAGCCGGACCTACGCCGGTCGGCAGCAGATCTACTTCACGCAGTTCCTCATGTACCTCCGCAAGTTGCGCATGCCTCTCATTCTCACGTCGCAGAGCATCGCGCACCAGGTCGACGTTCGGGTGCGCGCGAACCTGGACGTCCTCGTGGACTGCCACAAAACCCGATGGGGGTTCCGGTACGACGTCTTCGACGCGCGCAGCGGCGTCTACCAGGGCAGCCGGCGCGTCCCATGGAGGACGGCCACGCAGTTCTACGGCATCTATGACACGTACCAGCTGATTCGGCCGGTGGAGTTCCCGACGACCGAGCGCCAGTACGTGCAGTTTCTGGAGGCGCTGGAGGACGCGCAAGCGGAGCAAATGCCGCGCCGCCGGCGCCCCGTTCCCCCGGCGTTCTGGCCGGCCGACATGCAGCCGCCGCCAGAGAGGGGGGCGGCCGGTGCGTGACGCGATGATGGAGCCGGCGCAGTACCTGTACCACTTCCCCTCCACGGACAAGGTGAGCCTGGCCCGGTACGCGCGTGCGTACTACCGCCGGCGGATGGTGTTGATGCTACTGGAGCTCGCCGCACAGCTGGGGTACGACGTCGTGCGCGGCACCGGGCGGCCCCACCGCGCCGGCGAGCGCCGTTCCCGGGTGGAGGTGCTCGCGCGCGTCCGCATCGGTCGCTACATGTACGCCCTGGTCCCCCGCGGGAGCCCCGGCGCCCTCGACCCGGAGGAGGTCCGCGCGGGAGCTCGCCGGCGGCGCACGCCCTCCACGAAAGCATGGACGGCCGACGAAATCCGAGGAATGGCAGATCATGCCATATTTGGTAATACCTCCGGCACCTAGGAGCGGCAAAACGGAGAGGGTCAAGCCTCGGGTACCCGGGCGGTCCTTCCTCGCGTCCTGGTGGCGGTCACGCTTGCGACAGCATCCTCCGCACGCGACGCTGGGCCCGGGGGGCGCGACGCACCCAGAGTTCGAGACGCGCCAGAAGGTCATGGGCCTGTGCGGGGTCCAGGCGGATCGTCAGCGCCTCGCCGGGACTCACGAGGCCAAGGGTCACACCGTCCTGCGTGACGGCGACGGAAGCGCGGAACGGTCGGGCCCGAAAGTCGGCGTCAACGTCCCGAGCATGACGGACGGTCTCGACGATCAATCGGCAACACCTTCCAATTAGGGGAAAAGTTGGGCCGGGAATTGTTCCCGGCCCTTGTCTAATCGGCCCGTCGGCTGCCGCTTTCGAGTTCACATAATGTATCTTATCGGAAGTAGAGACCGAGGCCCGAATTGCAGGCCGGCGGCAAAGGCGGCGTCCGACTTGATGGGTCGTCGACTCGTTACAGGCGGCGCAGTGCCGCGGTGACTGCGCCGGCGATCATGACCACGCCTCTCACCTCGAACGCGGACCCACCGGCAGGCGCAGCCGCTGGCCGGGCTTGATGACCACCGTGCTCAGGTGGTTCTCGCGGCGAACGTCCGCGATCCATGCGCGCGGGTCCTCGTCCGGCGCGAGCCGGCTGGCCAGCGTCCACAACGTGTCGCCGGGCTGCACGATGATGACGCCATCTTCGACGACCGGACGGCGACTCGCCTTGGGCGGTGCGATCGTGTGGGCTGCGACCTGCGCGCGATCGATGCGGGCTGCCGCCGGTTGCGGGTCGGCATGCAGCACGGCGGGCAGCATGCACCAAAGGGTGAAAAACGCCAGCAGACCCAGGATCCGTGCGGGCCTCCATCGAAACCGGCGCCGACCGCGAACCATGACCGCACCCCCGAATACGTGTTCGTATTCATAAGGTACGGCG
Encoded proteins:
- a CDS encoding LysM peptidoglycan-binding domain-containing protein, which produces MVRGRRRFRWRPARILGLLAFFTLWCMLPAVLHADPQPAAARIDRAQVAAHTIAPPKASRRPVVEDGVIIVQPGDTLWTLASRLAPDEDPRAWIADVRRENHLSTVVIKPGQRLRLPVGPRSR